Genomic DNA from Aerosakkonema funiforme FACHB-1375:
TTTATTAGGTTTTTCCGAAGTGACAGATTTGGAGGCGTGGTTGGAATAGGTGCGATCGCACATACATCACTTTTTTACATCGGTACAAAGAAACCGAGTTTCTTTGTACCTCATTCACCTGCAACGCGCTTTAGCAATCCCCAATTACGGGATCACTCTACTTGTCGCAACGAAAAGCGATGCAGTGGCAGAATCAGTACGCAACAAAAAGTTAAAAAGTAAGAAATAGCCGCAGTTAACTGCAAACTCGTTAGCAAGATATCCCATTCAGGCAGATCGAACTTCTGGACGCCAACAGTTACGCAGTAAACTATCCAGTAAGCGAAGCTCATCATAAAAAGCGATCGCTCTGTTTCTGCAACCTCATCCACTTGAGTTTGCTGGCGATCGAATATTAACCAAAGTCCAGCAATAGAACCAATAAAAGAAATCAAAATCACATAATCGTGCCAGAGCAAATGCTGCATTTGCCTATCCTTGTTTATCCCAAAATTTTGAATCGCACATCAGTCTAAAGGATTAATCTTTTGAGATAAAGCAATAGTTACAAATTGCAATATTCCTAGCAGTTTGTTGCCTGCGTTTCGCACGCACCGATACTCACCCAGCTGCTAGAACCATCACTCCAATGTTCTTTTTTCCAAATCGGCGCGTTGTGTTTTAATGTATCAATAGCATACTTGCAAGCTGCAAACGCCTCACCTCGGTGCGGACTACCAACCGCCACCAACACGCTAATTTCCCCTATTACCAAACGTCCGATGCGATGGTGAATCGCCACCCGATTCACATCTGGCCAATTTTTGCGGATATCGGCGGCAATTTGGCGAAAAATCTGCAAAGCCATCGGTTCGTAAGCTTGATACTCCAGCGCTACCACCGGCTTACCATCGGTTTGGTTGCGAACCATGCCGCTCATCAATACTACAGCACCGTTCCCCCCATCATCCGCTAGCGCGTAAACTTCTTCCAGGGATAACGGTGCAAGAGTTATGGCAAAACTATCTTGAGCAAGTTGTCGATCGCCAGCAAATAAAACTGCGGTTCCAGAATTCATCAGGTCGCTTCACCCATAACAGTATCATTTTAATGCTACAGTCGCACAGCAAAAATTTGGATGGGAAATATACGATTCCAGATTGTTTAACCAATAGCTGAGTCGGATGAGAGAATTTGCCGAATCAGTTGTAGCGTTTTTTGATAAGCTATTGTCACTCCCTGGTTACAAAAACATTCAGCAGCCTTTTGCAAATCTGCCATCGC
This window encodes:
- a CDS encoding molybdenum cofactor biosynthesis protein MoaE; the protein is MNSGTAVLFAGDRQLAQDSFAITLAPLSLEEVYALADDGGNGAVVLMSGMVRNQTDGKPVVALEYQAYEPMALQIFRQIAADIRKNWPDVNRVAIHHRIGRLVIGEISVLVAVGSPHRGEAFAACKYAIDTLKHNAPIWKKEHWSDGSSSWVSIGACETQATNC